The following proteins are co-located in the Thermus thermophilus HB8 genome:
- a CDS encoding DNA-methyltransferase, whose translation MRSFPKAKEAFSEGEKVSFGVHRLHVGDAREVLASFPEASVHLVVTSPPYWTLKRYEDTPGQLGHIEDYEAFLDELDRVWREVFRLLVPGGRLVIVVGDVAVARRRFGRHLVFPLHADIQVRCRKLGFDNLNPIIWHKHTNASLEVEGRGVFLGKPYEPGAIIKTEIEYILMQRKPGGYRKPTQEQREKSRLPKEDFHRFFRQIWDDIPGESTKDHPAPFPLELAERLVRMFSFVGDVVLDPFAGTGTTLIAAARWGRRALGVELVPRYAQLAKERFAREVPGFSLEVLDGATHPRR comes from the coding sequence ATGAGGTCCTTTCCAAAGGCTAAAGAGGCCTTCTCAGAGGGGGAAAAGGTCTCCTTTGGAGTTCACCGCCTCCACGTGGGGGACGCCCGGGAGGTGCTGGCCTCCTTCCCCGAGGCCTCGGTCCACCTGGTGGTGACCTCCCCGCCCTACTGGACCCTGAAGCGCTACGAGGACACCCCCGGCCAGCTCGGCCACATAGAGGACTACGAGGCCTTTCTGGACGAGCTGGACCGGGTGTGGCGGGAGGTCTTCCGCCTCCTGGTCCCGGGCGGAAGGCTCGTCATCGTGGTGGGGGACGTGGCCGTGGCGAGGCGCCGCTTTGGGCGCCACCTCGTCTTCCCCCTCCACGCCGACATCCAGGTGCGCTGCCGCAAGCTCGGGTTTGATAACCTCAACCCCATCATCTGGCACAAGCACACCAACGCCAGCCTCGAGGTGGAGGGGCGGGGCGTCTTCCTGGGCAAGCCCTACGAGCCCGGGGCCATCATCAAGACGGAGATTGAGTACATCCTCATGCAAAGGAAGCCCGGGGGGTACCGCAAGCCCACCCAAGAGCAGCGGGAGAAGAGCCGCCTTCCCAAGGAGGACTTTCACCGCTTCTTCCGGCAGATCTGGGACGACATCCCCGGGGAGAGCACCAAGGACCACCCCGCCCCCTTCCCCCTGGAGCTCGCCGAGCGCCTGGTGCGGATGTTCAGCTTCGTGGGGGACGTGGTCTTAGACCCCTTCGCCGGGACCGGGACCACCCTCATCGCCGCGGCGAGGTGGGGGAGGAGGGCTTTGGGCGTGGAGCTCGTGCCGCGGTACGCTCAGCTGGCCAAAGAGCGCTTTGCCAGGGAAGTTCCTGGGTTTTCCCTGGAGGTCTTGGATGGAGCCACCCATCCTCGCCGTTAG
- the lysN gene encoding 2-aminoadipate transaminase translates to MKPLSWSEAFGKSAGRIQASTIRELLKLTQRPGILSFAGGLPAPELFPKEEAAEAAARILREKGEVALQYSPTEGYAPLRAFVAEWIGVRPEEVLITTGSQQALDLVGKVFLDEGSPVLLEAPSYMGAIQAFRLQGPRFLTVPAGEEGPDLDALEEVLKRERPRFLYLIPSFQNPTGGLTPLPARKRLLQMVMERGLVVVEDDAYRELYFGEARLPSLFELAREAGYPGVIYLGSFSKVLSPGLRVAFAVAHPEALQKLVQAKQGADLHTPMLNQMLVHELLKEGFSERLERVRRVYREKAQAMLHALDREVPKEVRYTRPKGGMFVWMELPKGLSAEGLFRRALEENVAFVPGGPFFANGGGENTLRLSYATLDREGIAEGVRRLGRALKGLLALV, encoded by the coding sequence GTGAAACCGCTAAGCTGGTCCGAGGCGTTCGGTAAAAGCGCGGGAAGGATCCAGGCCTCCACCATCCGGGAGCTTCTCAAGCTCACCCAGCGCCCCGGCATCCTGAGCTTCGCCGGGGGGCTCCCGGCCCCCGAGCTCTTCCCCAAGGAGGAGGCGGCGGAGGCCGCGGCGCGGATCCTGCGGGAGAAGGGCGAGGTCGCCCTCCAGTACAGCCCCACCGAGGGCTACGCCCCCCTAAGGGCCTTCGTGGCGGAGTGGATCGGCGTGCGCCCCGAGGAGGTCCTCATCACCACCGGGAGCCAGCAGGCCTTGGACCTCGTGGGCAAGGTCTTCCTGGACGAGGGAAGCCCCGTGCTGCTGGAGGCCCCAAGCTACATGGGGGCCATCCAGGCCTTCCGCCTCCAGGGCCCCCGCTTCCTCACGGTGCCCGCCGGGGAGGAGGGCCCGGACCTGGACGCCCTGGAAGAGGTCCTCAAAAGGGAGCGCCCCCGCTTCCTCTACCTCATCCCCTCTTTCCAGAACCCCACGGGGGGCCTCACGCCCCTTCCCGCCCGGAAGCGGCTCTTGCAGATGGTGATGGAGCGGGGCCTCGTGGTGGTGGAGGACGACGCCTACCGGGAGCTCTACTTCGGGGAGGCGCGCCTCCCGAGCCTCTTTGAGCTCGCCCGGGAGGCGGGCTACCCCGGGGTCATCTACCTGGGAAGCTTCTCCAAGGTCCTCTCCCCCGGGCTTCGCGTGGCCTTCGCCGTGGCCCACCCGGAGGCCCTGCAGAAGCTCGTCCAGGCCAAACAGGGGGCCGACCTCCACACCCCCATGCTCAACCAGATGCTGGTCCACGAGCTCTTAAAGGAGGGCTTCTCCGAGCGCTTGGAACGGGTCCGCAGGGTCTACCGGGAAAAGGCCCAGGCCATGCTCCATGCCCTGGACCGGGAGGTGCCCAAGGAGGTGCGCTACACAAGGCCCAAGGGCGGGATGTTCGTCTGGATGGAGCTCCCCAAGGGCCTCTCCGCCGAGGGCCTCTTCCGGAGGGCCCTCGAGGAGAACGTGGCCTTCGTGCCGGGAGGTCCTTTCTTCGCCAACGGGGGCGGGGAGAACACCCTGAGGCTCTCCTACGCCACCCTGGACCGGGAGGGGATCGCGGAGGGCGTGCGGCGGCTGGGGCGGGCGCTAAAGGGGCTTTTGGCCTTGGTCTAG
- a CDS encoding deoxyguanosinetriphosphate triphosphohydrolase: MRFSREALLELEASRLAPYAQKARDTRGRAHPEPESLYRTPYQKDRDRILHTTAFRRLEYKTQVLPGWAGDYYRTRLTHTLEVAQVSRSIARALGLNEDLTEAIALSHDLGHPPFGHTGEHVLNALMQDHGGFEHNAQALRILTHLEVRYPGFRGLNLTYEVLEGIATHEAAYSPGFKPLYEGQGTLEAQVVDLSDAIAYAAHDLDDGLRAGLLHPEELKEVELLQALALEEGLDLLRLPELDRRVLVRQLLGYFITAAIEATHRRVEEAGVQSAEAVRRHPSRLAALGEEAEKALKALKAFLMERFYRHPEVLRERRKAEAVLEGLFAAYTRYPELLPREVQAKIPEEGLERAVCDYIAGMTDRFALEAYRRLSP, translated from the coding sequence ATGCGGTTTTCCCGGGAAGCCCTTCTGGAGCTGGAGGCCAGCCGCCTCGCCCCCTACGCCCAGAAGGCGCGGGACACCCGGGGGCGGGCCCACCCCGAGCCCGAGTCCCTCTACCGCACCCCTTACCAGAAGGACCGGGACCGGATCCTCCACACCACCGCCTTCCGCCGCCTGGAGTACAAGACCCAGGTCCTCCCGGGCTGGGCCGGGGACTACTACCGCACCCGCCTCACCCACACCCTGGAGGTGGCCCAGGTCTCCCGGTCCATCGCCCGCGCCCTCGGCCTCAACGAGGATCTCACCGAGGCCATCGCCCTCTCCCACGACCTGGGCCACCCCCCCTTCGGCCACACGGGGGAGCACGTCCTGAACGCCCTCATGCAGGACCACGGGGGGTTTGAACACAACGCCCAGGCCCTAAGGATCCTCACCCACCTGGAGGTGCGCTACCCCGGCTTCCGCGGCCTCAACCTCACCTACGAGGTCCTGGAGGGGATCGCCACCCACGAGGCCGCCTACAGCCCGGGCTTCAAGCCCCTCTACGAGGGGCAGGGGACCCTCGAGGCCCAGGTGGTGGACCTCTCCGACGCCATCGCCTACGCCGCCCACGACCTGGACGACGGGCTCAGGGCGGGCCTCCTCCACCCCGAGGAGCTCAAGGAAGTGGAGCTCCTCCAGGCTCTGGCCCTGGAGGAGGGGCTGGACCTCCTGAGGCTTCCCGAGCTGGACCGCCGCGTCTTGGTGCGGCAACTCCTCGGCTACTTCATCACCGCCGCCATAGAGGCCACCCACCGGCGGGTGGAGGAGGCGGGCGTGCAAAGCGCCGAGGCCGTGCGCCGCCACCCAAGCCGCCTCGCCGCCTTGGGGGAGGAGGCGGAAAAGGCCCTCAAGGCGCTCAAGGCCTTCCTCATGGAGCGCTTCTACCGCCACCCCGAGGTCCTCAGGGAAAGGCGCAAGGCGGAGGCGGTGCTGGAAGGCCTCTTCGCCGCCTACACCCGCTACCCCGAGCTCCTTCCCCGGGAGGTGCAGGCCAAAATCCCCGAGGAGGGGCTGGAGCGGGCGGTGTGCGACTACATCGCCGGAATGACGGACCGCTTCGCCCTCGAGGCCTACCGCAGGCTCTCCCCCTAA
- the fabF gene encoding beta-ketoacyl-ACP synthase II, with the protein MRRVVVTGLGALTPIGVGQEAFHKAQLAGKSGVRPITRFDASALPVRIAAEVDVDPGAYLDRKELRRLDRFVQYALIAAQLALEDAGLKPEDLDPERVGTLVGTGIGGMETWEAQSRVFLERGPNRISPFFIPMMIANMASAHIAMRYGFTGPSSTVVTACATGADALGSALRMIQLGEADLVLAGGTEAAITPMAIGAFAVMRALSTRNEEPEKASRPFTLSRDGFVMGEGAGVLVLEAYEHAKKRGARIYAELVGFGRSADAHHITEPHPEGKGAALAMARALKDAGIAPEQVGYINAHGTSTPVGDRAEVLAIKRVFGDHAKRLMVSSTKSMIGHLLGAAGAVEAIATVQALYHGVIPPTINLEDPDPELDLDFVPEPREAKVDYALSNSFAFGGHNAVLAFKRV; encoded by the coding sequence ATGCGACGCGTGGTGGTCACCGGCCTAGGCGCCCTCACGCCCATCGGCGTGGGGCAGGAGGCCTTCCACAAGGCCCAGCTCGCGGGCAAAAGCGGGGTCAGGCCCATCACCCGCTTTGACGCCTCGGCCCTCCCCGTGCGCATCGCCGCCGAGGTGGACGTGGACCCCGGGGCCTACCTGGACCGGAAGGAGCTCAGGCGCCTGGACCGCTTCGTCCAGTACGCCCTCATCGCCGCTCAGCTTGCCCTGGAGGACGCGGGGCTAAAGCCCGAAGACCTTGACCCCGAGCGGGTGGGCACCCTGGTGGGCACGGGGATCGGGGGCATGGAGACCTGGGAGGCCCAAAGCCGGGTCTTTCTGGAGCGGGGCCCAAACCGCATAAGCCCCTTCTTCATCCCCATGATGATCGCCAACATGGCCTCGGCCCACATCGCCATGCGCTACGGCTTCACCGGGCCTTCCTCCACGGTGGTCACCGCCTGCGCCACGGGGGCGGACGCCCTGGGAAGCGCCCTGCGCATGATCCAGCTCGGCGAGGCCGACCTCGTCCTGGCGGGGGGGACGGAGGCCGCCATCACCCCCATGGCCATCGGGGCCTTCGCTGTGATGCGAGCCCTTTCCACAAGGAACGAGGAGCCCGAGAAGGCGAGCCGCCCCTTCACCCTCTCCCGGGACGGGTTCGTCATGGGGGAGGGGGCCGGGGTCTTGGTCCTGGAGGCGTACGAGCACGCGAAGAAGCGGGGCGCCCGCATCTACGCCGAGCTCGTGGGCTTCGGCCGGAGCGCCGACGCCCACCACATCACCGAGCCCCACCCCGAGGGAAAGGGCGCCGCCTTGGCCATGGCCCGGGCCCTGAAGGACGCGGGCATCGCCCCCGAGCAGGTGGGCTACATCAACGCCCACGGCACCTCCACCCCCGTGGGGGACCGGGCGGAGGTGCTGGCCATCAAGCGGGTCTTCGGGGACCACGCCAAGAGGCTCATGGTCTCCAGCACCAAGAGCATGATCGGCCACCTCCTGGGAGCGGCGGGGGCGGTGGAGGCCATCGCCACGGTCCAGGCCCTCTACCACGGGGTCATCCCTCCCACGATCAACCTCGAGGACCCCGACCCCGAGCTGGACCTGGACTTCGTTCCCGAGCCCCGGGAGGCCAAGGTGGACTACGCCCTCTCCAACTCCTTCGCCTTCGGGGGCCACAACGCCGTCCTGGCTTTCAAGAGGGTCTGA
- the acpP gene encoding acyl carrier protein, with protein sequence MTEQEIFEKVKAVIADKLQVEPEKVTLEARFIEDLGADSLDTVELIMGLEDEFGLEISDEEAEKIRTVKDAVEYIKAKLG encoded by the coding sequence ATGACGGAGCAGGAGATCTTTGAAAAGGTGAAGGCGGTGATCGCGGACAAGCTCCAGGTGGAGCCGGAGAAGGTGACCCTCGAGGCCCGCTTCATTGAGGACCTGGGGGCGGACAGCCTGGACACCGTGGAGCTCATCATGGGCCTGGAGGACGAGTTCGGCCTGGAGATCTCCGACGAGGAGGCCGAGAAGATCCGCACCGTCAAGGACGCCGTGGAGTACATCAAGGCCAAGCTGGGCTAA
- the fabG gene encoding 3-oxoacyl-[acyl-carrier-protein] reductase, protein MRKALITGASRGIGRAIALRLAEDGFALAIHYGQNREKAEEVAEEARRRGSPLVAVLGANLLEAEAATALVHQAAEVLGGLDTLVNNAGITRDTLLVRMKDEDWEAVLEANLSAVFRTTREAVKLMMKARFGRIVNITSVVGILGNPGQANYVASKAGLIGFTRAVAKEYAQRGITVNAVAPGFIETEMTERLPQEVKEAYLKQIPAGRFGRPEEVAEAVAFLVSEKAGYITGQTLCVDGGLTPH, encoded by the coding sequence GTGCGTAAGGCCCTGATCACCGGAGCAAGCCGCGGCATCGGTCGGGCCATCGCCCTGAGGCTGGCGGAGGACGGCTTCGCCCTGGCCATCCACTACGGCCAGAACCGGGAGAAGGCCGAGGAGGTGGCGGAGGAGGCAAGGCGCCGGGGAAGCCCCCTGGTGGCGGTCCTCGGGGCGAACCTCCTGGAGGCCGAGGCGGCCACCGCCCTCGTCCACCAGGCGGCGGAGGTCTTAGGGGGCTTGGACACCCTGGTGAACAACGCCGGCATCACCCGGGACACCCTCCTCGTGCGCATGAAGGACGAGGACTGGGAGGCGGTCCTCGAGGCCAACCTCTCCGCCGTCTTCCGCACCACCCGGGAGGCGGTGAAGCTCATGATGAAGGCCCGCTTCGGCCGCATCGTCAACATCACCAGCGTGGTGGGGATCCTGGGCAACCCGGGCCAGGCCAACTACGTGGCCTCCAAGGCGGGGCTCATCGGCTTCACCCGGGCGGTGGCCAAGGAGTACGCCCAGCGGGGGATCACGGTGAACGCCGTGGCCCCGGGGTTCATTGAGACGGAGATGACGGAAAGGCTCCCCCAGGAGGTCAAGGAGGCTTACCTAAAGCAGATCCCCGCCGGGCGCTTCGGCCGCCCTGAGGAGGTGGCCGAGGCCGTGGCCTTCCTCGTCTCGGAGAAGGCGGGCTACATCACCGGCCAAACCCTCTGCGTGGACGGGGGGCTTACCCCCCACTGA
- the fabD gene encoding ACP S-malonyltransferase, with amino-acid sequence MYAALFPGQGSHRVGMGRALYEASPAAKEVLDRAEAALPGLLKLMWEGPEEALTLTENQQPALLAAGYAAYRAFLEAGGKPPALAAGHSLGEWTAHVAAGTLELEDALRLVRLRGRYMQEAVPVGEGAMAAVLKLPLEEIQKALEGLEGVEIANLNAPEQTVISGRRQAVEEAAERLKERRARVVFLPVSAPFHSSLMAPARKRLAEDLAQVPLRRPRFPVYSNVTARPEEDPERIRALLLEQITAPVRWVEILRDMEARGVKRFLEFGSGEVLKGLVLRTLKEAEALSVQDPDSLRKALEVERA; translated from the coding sequence ATGTACGCCGCCCTCTTCCCCGGGCAGGGCTCCCACCGGGTGGGGATGGGCAGGGCCCTCTACGAGGCCTCCCCCGCCGCCAAGGAGGTCCTGGACCGGGCCGAGGCCGCCCTACCCGGCCTCCTTAAGCTCATGTGGGAGGGCCCGGAGGAGGCCCTGACCCTCACGGAGAACCAGCAGCCCGCCCTCCTCGCCGCAGGCTACGCCGCCTACCGGGCCTTTTTGGAGGCGGGCGGAAAGCCCCCTGCCCTCGCCGCGGGCCACTCCTTAGGGGAGTGGACGGCCCACGTGGCCGCGGGCACCTTGGAGCTGGAAGACGCCCTAAGGCTCGTGCGCCTTAGGGGCAGGTACATGCAGGAGGCCGTCCCCGTGGGGGAAGGGGCCATGGCCGCCGTGCTGAAGCTCCCCCTGGAGGAAATCCAAAAGGCCCTGGAGGGCCTTGAGGGGGTGGAGATCGCCAACCTCAACGCCCCGGAGCAGACGGTGATCTCCGGGAGGAGGCAAGCGGTGGAGGAGGCCGCGGAAAGGCTCAAGGAGCGGCGGGCCCGCGTGGTCTTCCTCCCCGTCTCCGCCCCCTTCCACTCCTCCCTCATGGCCCCCGCGCGAAAGCGGCTGGCCGAGGACCTGGCCCAGGTTCCCCTGAGAAGGCCCCGCTTCCCCGTCTACTCCAACGTCACCGCGAGGCCCGAGGAGGACCCGGAGAGGATCCGGGCGCTCCTCCTGGAGCAGATCACCGCCCCGGTACGCTGGGTGGAGATCCTACGGGACATGGAGGCGAGGGGCGTCAAGCGCTTCTTGGAGTTCGGAAGCGGAGAGGTGCTCAAAGGCCTCGTCCTCCGCACCCTGAAGGAGGCGGAGGCCTTGAGCGTCCAGGACCCGGATAGCCTGAGGAAGGCGCTGGAGGTGGAGCGTGCGTAA
- a CDS encoding beta-ketoacyl-ACP synthase III → MSGILALGAYVPERVMTNADFEAYLDTSDEWIVTRTGIKERRVAAEDEYTSDLAFKAVEDLLRRHPGALEGVDAVIVATNTPDALFPDTAALVQARFGLKAFAYDLLAGCPGWIYALAQAHALVEAGLAQKVLAVGAEALSKIIDWNDRATAVLFGDGGGAAVVGKVREGYGFRSFVLGADGTGAKELYHACVAPRLPDGTSMKNRLYMNGREVFKFAVRVMNTATLEAIEKAGLTPEDIRLFVPHQANLRIIDAARERLGLPWERVAVNVDRYGNTSTASIPLALKEAVDAGRIREGDHVLLVSFGAGLTWAAAVLTWGGA, encoded by the coding sequence ATGAGCGGGATCCTGGCCCTAGGGGCCTACGTCCCCGAGCGGGTCATGACCAACGCCGACTTTGAGGCCTACCTGGACACCTCGGACGAGTGGATCGTCACCCGCACCGGGATCAAGGAACGGCGCGTCGCCGCAGAGGACGAGTACACCTCGGACCTGGCCTTCAAGGCGGTGGAGGACCTCCTAAGGAGGCACCCCGGGGCCCTCGAGGGGGTGGACGCCGTGATCGTGGCCACCAACACCCCGGACGCCCTCTTCCCCGACACCGCCGCCCTGGTGCAGGCCCGCTTCGGCCTCAAGGCCTTCGCCTACGACCTCCTCGCGGGCTGCCCCGGATGGATCTACGCCCTGGCCCAGGCCCACGCCCTGGTAGAGGCGGGCCTGGCGCAGAAGGTCCTGGCGGTGGGGGCGGAGGCCCTTTCCAAGATCATTGACTGGAACGACCGCGCCACCGCCGTCCTCTTCGGCGACGGAGGCGGGGCCGCGGTGGTGGGCAAGGTGCGGGAGGGGTACGGCTTCCGCTCCTTCGTCCTAGGGGCGGACGGCACCGGGGCCAAGGAACTCTACCACGCCTGCGTGGCCCCGAGGCTTCCCGACGGCACCTCCATGAAAAACCGCCTCTACATGAACGGGCGGGAGGTCTTCAAGTTCGCCGTGCGGGTGATGAACACCGCTACCCTCGAGGCCATAGAGAAGGCGGGCCTCACCCCCGAGGACATCCGCCTCTTCGTCCCCCACCAGGCGAACCTCAGGATCATTGACGCCGCCCGGGAGCGCCTGGGGCTTCCCTGGGAAAGGGTGGCGGTGAACGTGGACCGCTACGGCAACACCTCCACGGCCTCCATCCCCTTGGCCCTCAAGGAGGCGGTGGACGCGGGCCGGATCCGGGAGGGGGACCACGTCCTTTTGGTCTCCTTCGGGGCGGGGCTCACCTGGGCCGCCGCCGTCCTCACCTGGGGAGGTGCCTGA
- the rpmF gene encoding 50S ribosomal protein L32, translated as MAKHPVPKKKTSKARRDARRSHHALTPPTLVPCPECKAMKPPHTVCPECGYYAGRKVLEV; from the coding sequence ATGGCGAAGCACCCTGTACCCAAGAAGAAGACCTCCAAGGCGCGCCGGGACGCCCGGCGGAGCCACCACGCCCTCACCCCGCCCACCCTGGTCCCCTGCCCCGAGTGCAAGGCCATGAAGCCCCCCCACACCGTCTGCCCCGAGTGCGGCTACTACGCCGGGCGGAAGGTGCTGGAGGTCTAA
- a CDS encoding YceD family protein, with product MDYTTATSINLARLLKEGGTARAQGVVQEAFVVGEERFPLQGEASWRVAISSVGGNEYWLSGEVEGVVLMECRRCLRPTPTRIHAHFQHLLHYEPGLEEVVFHEEGEEEFYAFGLPDLDLLPFLTEAFVTEMPYTVLCEEGCKGLCPVCGADRNVEDCGHEPEAFHPFLGLKDLLPEL from the coding sequence ATGGACTACACGACCGCCACCAGCATCAACCTGGCCCGCCTCCTGAAGGAAGGGGGGACGGCCCGCGCCCAAGGGGTGGTCCAGGAGGCCTTCGTGGTCGGGGAGGAGCGCTTCCCCCTGCAAGGGGAGGCCTCTTGGCGGGTCGCCATCTCCTCCGTGGGGGGGAACGAGTACTGGCTCTCCGGGGAGGTGGAGGGGGTGGTGCTCATGGAGTGCCGCCGCTGCCTCAGGCCCACCCCGACCCGGATCCACGCCCACTTCCAGCACCTCCTCCACTACGAGCCGGGCCTCGAGGAGGTCGTCTTCCACGAGGAGGGCGAGGAGGAGTTCTACGCCTTCGGCCTCCCCGACCTGGACCTCCTCCCCTTCCTCACCGAGGCCTTCGTCACCGAGATGCCCTACACCGTCCTCTGCGAGGAGGGGTGCAAGGGCCTCTGCCCCGTGTGCGGGGCGGACCGCAACGTGGAGGACTGCGGCCACGAACCGGAGGCCTTCCACCCCTTCCTCGGCCTCAAGGACCTCCTTCCGGAACTCTAG
- a CDS encoding flavin reductase family protein: MNLEAKKKVLRSFTYGLYVLTAKDGDEVAAGTVNWVTQASFQPPLVAVGLKRDSHLHALVERTGKLALMTLAHDQKAIAQDFFKPTVREGDRLNGHPFEPSPTFGLPLLTELPYWLEAEVRHLYPGGDHSLVVAEVVEAGVRREEKPLVMWDTGWFYGG; encoded by the coding sequence GTGAACCTGGAGGCCAAGAAGAAGGTGCTGAGGAGCTTCACCTACGGGCTTTACGTCCTCACCGCCAAAGACGGGGACGAGGTGGCCGCGGGGACCGTGAACTGGGTGACCCAGGCCTCCTTCCAGCCCCCCCTGGTGGCGGTGGGGCTCAAGCGGGACAGCCACCTCCACGCCCTGGTGGAGCGCACCGGGAAGCTCGCCCTCATGACCCTGGCCCACGACCAGAAGGCCATCGCCCAGGACTTCTTCAAGCCCACGGTTCGGGAAGGGGACCGGCTGAACGGCCACCCCTTTGAGCCCTCCCCCACCTTCGGCCTCCCCCTCCTCACGGAGCTCCCCTACTGGCTGGAGGCCGAGGTGCGCCACCTCTACCCGGGCGGGGACCACAGCCTGGTGGTGGCCGAGGTGGTGGAGGCGGGGGTGCGAAGGGAGGAGAAGCCCCTGGTCATGTGGGACACGGGCTGGTTCTACGGGGGCTGA
- a CDS encoding tetratricopeptide repeat protein has protein sequence MRRFLAGLWLLGLALGQGLVLPFEGPKGYGLAQAFAQGLKAPPPTLLALLLPDLPWRGSYELAGGLYTKAGARLARAATGADWVLLGREEEGGLRLILAREGGSEERLFKTPELAWLWLQGKGLAPRLSPLPTPGLPEERLRALAQGEAPDPLHRSALDLKEGRGSGLLEGLLPERLLLLWQGKLPRAYEAFRLLAEGKREEALALAEAMEEGDVLERTAAHLLFRALEDERWKASARRLAEAFPELSLAWEEVSFAAFQEGKGEEAKEALLKALALRPDYWLYWTNLGWAYYLTGDLPRAIQASERAVALSPNATAYYNLGLFKAIYGDFLGAKAAYDRALRLDQGEDYPEALKDLEEREEPLALFFRAYLAERTGLEAEPLYRAFLEAHPRHPAAFAARRALATLKAGGLSLEVERLTLVPGGPDARPFRAGEAIFPEVRLEGRPYLRQASLFTALYREGRKVAEEEKPVGFPPLTVALLEVAPPVVPEAPGRYRLEVRYAEARAVLDLEVGAPSLARRLFALGLEVRDLSGRPLLTPKEALGEDGERLLLERAREALMEAAPLATTERLTQPLEKGPVAGRSVQEVLRDPDPEILRAFFQAVLENPERLAETDVVNAFVNWLLEP, from the coding sequence ATGCGGCGCTTCCTCGCAGGCCTTTGGCTTCTCGGCCTCGCCCTCGGCCAGGGCCTCGTCCTTCCCTTTGAGGGGCCCAAAGGGTACGGCCTCGCCCAGGCCTTCGCCCAAGGGCTAAAGGCCCCGCCCCCCACCCTCCTCGCCCTCCTCCTCCCCGACCTCCCCTGGCGGGGAAGCTACGAGCTCGCCGGGGGGCTCTACACCAAGGCGGGGGCCCGGCTCGCCCGGGCGGCCACGGGAGCGGACTGGGTGCTCCTCGGACGGGAGGAGGAAGGGGGCCTCAGGCTCATCCTCGCCCGGGAGGGCGGCTCCGAGGAGCGGCTCTTCAAGACCCCAGAGCTCGCCTGGCTCTGGCTCCAGGGCAAGGGGCTCGCCCCGAGGCTCTCCCCCCTCCCCACCCCCGGCCTCCCGGAGGAAAGGCTTCGCGCCTTGGCCCAGGGGGAGGCCCCCGACCCCTTGCACCGCTCGGCCCTGGACCTGAAGGAGGGCCGGGGGAGCGGGCTTCTTGAGGGGCTTCTCCCTGAAAGGCTCCTCCTCCTCTGGCAGGGGAAGCTTCCCCGGGCCTACGAGGCCTTCCGGCTCCTCGCCGAGGGGAAACGGGAGGAGGCCTTGGCCCTGGCGGAGGCCATGGAGGAGGGGGACGTGCTGGAAAGGACGGCCGCCCACCTCCTCTTCCGGGCCCTGGAGGACGAGCGCTGGAAGGCCTCGGCGAGGAGGCTGGCGGAGGCCTTCCCCGAGCTTTCCCTGGCCTGGGAGGAGGTGAGCTTCGCCGCCTTCCAGGAAGGCAAGGGGGAGGAGGCCAAGGAGGCCCTCCTCAAGGCCCTCGCCCTCCGCCCGGACTACTGGCTCTACTGGACCAACCTGGGCTGGGCCTACTACCTCACCGGGGACCTCCCCCGGGCCATCCAGGCCTCGGAGAGGGCGGTGGCCCTTTCCCCCAACGCCACCGCCTACTACAACCTGGGCCTTTTCAAGGCCATCTACGGGGACTTCCTTGGGGCCAAGGCCGCCTACGACCGGGCCCTGAGGCTGGACCAGGGCGAGGACTACCCCGAGGCCCTGAAGGACCTGGAGGAACGGGAAGAGCCCCTCGCCCTCTTCTTCCGGGCTTACCTCGCGGAGCGGACGGGCCTGGAGGCCGAGCCCCTTTACCGGGCCTTCCTCGAGGCCCACCCCAGGCACCCCGCCGCCTTCGCCGCACGGAGGGCCCTCGCCACCCTAAAGGCGGGGGGGCTTTCCCTGGAGGTGGAGCGCCTCACCCTGGTCCCGGGCGGCCCGGACGCGCGGCCCTTCCGCGCCGGGGAGGCCATCTTCCCCGAGGTGCGGCTGGAGGGGCGGCCCTACCTCAGGCAGGCCTCCTTGTTCACCGCCCTCTACCGGGAGGGAAGGAAGGTGGCCGAGGAGGAGAAGCCCGTGGGCTTCCCGCCCCTCACCGTGGCCCTCCTCGAGGTGGCCCCTCCGGTGGTGCCGGAGGCCCCGGGGCGGTACCGCCTCGAGGTCCGCTACGCCGAGGCCCGGGCGGTCCTGGACCTGGAGGTGGGGGCGCCGAGCCTCGCCCGCAGGCTCTTCGCCCTGGGCCTCGAGGTGCGGGACCTCTCGGGTAGGCCCCTCCTCACCCCCAAGGAGGCCCTGGGGGAGGACGGGGAGCGGCTCCTCCTGGAGCGCGCCCGAGAGGCCCTGATGGAGGCCGCCCCCCTGGCCACCACCGAGCGCCTCACCCAACCCTTGGAGAAGGGCCCCGTGGCCGGGAGGAGCGTCCAGGAGGTGCTGCGCGACCCTGACCCCGAGATCCTCCGGGCCTTCTTCCAGGCCGTGCTGGAAAACCCCGAGCGGCTCGCGGAGACCGACGTGGTCAACGCCTTCGTCAACTGGCTCCTGGAGCCCTAA